Proteins from a genomic interval of Youhaiella tibetensis:
- a CDS encoding ABC transporter ATP-binding protein: MSAISLRDIRKSYASGPEILHGVSLDITSGEFIVIVGPSGCGKSTLLRLIAGLETCDQGEIEIGGRRANDLPPQDRDIAMIFQNYALYPHMSVRENIAFGLELRGMPKAERNARAEQVARTLQLDPYLDRKPGALSGGQRQRVAMGRAMARNTSTFLMDEPLSNLDNALRIAMRTEIKQLHRDLGATIVYVTHDQTEALSLADRIAVMKDGDLLQFDTPEAIYDRPAHRFVAGFLGVPQINFLPAERLPGWDGPVGLTVGLRPESMRVEATEPDGHGLPIRVTLSEMTGSSLVLHCDSPAGKLSLNCARKDMPSDTGSLWVSYELDQALFFDNGSGRRVELAQVG; this comes from the coding sequence ATGAGTGCGATCAGTCTGCGCGATATCCGCAAGTCCTACGCTAGCGGCCCCGAGATCCTGCATGGGGTGTCGCTCGATATCACCTCGGGCGAGTTCATCGTCATCGTCGGCCCGTCCGGCTGCGGCAAGTCCACGCTTTTGCGGCTGATCGCCGGGCTCGAAACCTGCGATCAGGGTGAGATCGAGATCGGTGGGCGGCGGGCCAACGACCTGCCGCCGCAGGATCGCGACATCGCCATGATCTTCCAGAACTACGCGCTCTACCCGCATATGAGCGTGCGCGAGAACATCGCGTTCGGTCTCGAACTGCGGGGCATGCCCAAGGCCGAGCGAAATGCGCGGGCCGAGCAGGTGGCGCGAACCCTCCAGCTCGATCCCTATCTCGACCGCAAGCCGGGGGCGCTTTCGGGCGGTCAGCGGCAGCGCGTCGCCATGGGGCGGGCCATGGCGCGCAACACCTCGACCTTCCTCATGGACGAGCCGCTCTCCAATCTCGACAACGCCCTGCGCATCGCGATGCGGACCGAGATCAAGCAATTGCATCGCGACCTGGGCGCCACCATCGTCTACGTCACCCACGACCAGACCGAGGCGCTGTCGCTGGCTGACCGCATTGCGGTGATGAAGGATGGCGACCTGCTGCAATTCGATACGCCCGAGGCGATCTATGACCGCCCGGCGCACCGGTTCGTCGCCGGGTTCCTGGGCGTGCCGCAGATCAACTTCCTGCCGGCCGAGCGGCTTCCCGGCTGGGATGGCCCGGTGGGGCTGACGGTGGGGCTGCGTCCCGAAAGCATGCGCGTGGAGGCAACCGAACCCGATGGGCACGGCCTTCCCATCCGGGTGACGCTCTCGGAGATGACCGGGTCTTCGCTCGTGCTGCACTGCGACAGCCCGGCCGGAAAGCTCAGCCTCAACTGCGCTCGCAAGGACATGCCGTCCGACACCGGGAGCCTCTGGGTTTCCTACGAGCTCGACCAGGCCCTATTCTTTGACAATGGCAGCGGGCGTAGGGTCGAACTCGCCCAGGTCGGTTGA
- a CDS encoding glycerophosphodiester phosphodiesterase family protein, with translation MTRIASHRGGTLEFGDSTPAGFRASAALPLEEVEFDVHPTADGAIMVHHDATLDRTTDRSGAIALLSEAEVRAATINYGAGGHPISLGELCAIYRGSTVDFRCEIKPGADGRAYADFVPRVVRELTGNGMIGRTTFSSFLLENLDELAGVTDRPRLWLVSPAVLREVGRDGVIELARLHAVPEIGVHIDCADGALKAAFEAAGLDFGCWAAHTADQIGKALDLGVKVFTTDRPSLAIAIRKARSGEQTA, from the coding sequence ATGACACGCATTGCCTCGCACCGCGGCGGCACCCTGGAGTTCGGCGACAGCACGCCCGCGGGGTTCAGGGCCAGCGCAGCGCTGCCGCTCGAGGAAGTCGAGTTCGACGTGCACCCCACTGCCGACGGCGCCATCATGGTGCATCACGACGCGACGCTCGACCGTACGACGGACCGCTCCGGCGCCATCGCTTTGCTGAGCGAAGCGGAGGTGCGGGCCGCGACGATCAACTACGGCGCTGGCGGGCATCCGATCTCGCTTGGCGAACTCTGCGCCATCTATCGCGGCAGCACGGTGGATTTCCGTTGCGAGATCAAGCCGGGCGCCGACGGGCGCGCCTATGCGGATTTCGTGCCGCGTGTCGTCCGGGAACTGACTGGCAACGGCATGATCGGGCGGACAACCTTCTCCTCGTTCCTCCTCGAAAACCTCGATGAACTGGCAGGCGTCACCGATCGCCCCCGGCTCTGGCTGGTGAGCCCAGCCGTCCTGCGGGAAGTGGGGAGGGACGGTGTCATCGAACTCGCCCGGCTCCATGCGGTGCCCGAGATCGGCGTCCATATCGATTGTGCCGATGGCGCGCTCAAGGCGGCATTCGAGGCGGCCGGGCTCGATTTCGGCTGCTGGGCGGCGCATACGGCCGACCAGATCGGCAAGGCCCTCGACCTTGGCGTAAAGGTCTTCACAACCGACAGGCCCAGCCTCGCCATCGCGATCCGCAAGGCCCGGAGCGGGGAGCAGACGGCATGA
- a CDS encoding carbohydrate ABC transporter permease — protein MNRENKLLAGLALVGGLIFLSPVLYSIWMSFQTAQAYYTGRIEFTLDNYGHAIGQYNFARYMFNSVLVSGMVTIIGLTVSTMAAFAFARFDFRGRDLLFGVTVATLMIPSHITLIPNYLTLANAGLLDSYAGLILPAISNGFAAFFLRQYIRGIPRALDEAAYMDGANPLQVLWRVIVPISRPAIFSMGLFIFLTEWNNYIWPLVAVGNEDLYTLQLGLARLYSINPGEGLIDWPLVMAASTITILPVLLGFMFVERHLVRGITMGAVK, from the coding sequence ATGAATCGTGAGAACAAGCTGCTTGCCGGCCTGGCGCTGGTGGGCGGCCTCATCTTCCTCTCGCCGGTGCTCTATTCGATCTGGATGTCATTCCAGACGGCCCAGGCCTATTACACCGGGCGCATCGAGTTCACGCTCGACAACTACGGCCATGCGATCGGGCAGTACAATTTCGCCCGCTACATGTTCAACAGCGTGCTCGTGTCGGGAATGGTGACGATCATCGGCCTGACGGTCTCCACCATGGCGGCTTTCGCCTTCGCGCGGTTCGATTTCCGGGGCAGGGACCTGTTGTTCGGCGTCACGGTGGCGACGCTGATGATCCCGAGCCACATCACGCTCATTCCCAACTACCTGACGCTCGCCAATGCCGGCCTGCTCGATAGTTACGCGGGGTTGATCCTGCCGGCCATTTCGAACGGCTTCGCCGCGTTCTTCCTGCGTCAGTACATCCGCGGCATTCCGCGGGCGCTGGACGAGGCCGCCTATATGGATGGCGCCAACCCGCTCCAGGTTCTCTGGCGGGTCATCGTGCCGATCTCGCGGCCAGCCATCTTCTCGATGGGATTGTTCATCTTCCTCACGGAATGGAACAACTACATCTGGCCGCTGGTCGCTGTCGGCAACGAGGATCTCTACACTCTCCAGCTCGGACTGGCCCGGCTCTACAGCATCAATCCGGGCGAGGGGCTTATCGACTGGCCGCTCGTGATGGCTGCCTCCACGATCACCATCCTGCCGGTGCTCCTGGGCTTCATGTTCGTCGAGCGGCACCTTGTGCGCGGCATAACGATGGGCGCCGTCAAATGA
- a CDS encoding carbohydrate ABC transporter permease gives MFRKFTPYLLVAPLIAFIAVFTYVPIVSSINLSFRSWNFMSPDMPFVGLENYTRLLGSSDFWNSLRVTTIFAVVSVPIRLVLALLIASYLKREALSSRTLRGALFLPSVTSTVSIAVVFSWVFSTDYGMANAVLGWFGLGKVHWMQDPQLALFVLIFINTWKQLGYDVVIYIAGLQAVPQELYDAAAMDGGKRFQVFRRVTVPLIMPTTYFLLVISVIEAFQVFTIINVMTHGGPAGATDMLVHLLYRTGFVLFDIGTGSALAVLLFVLLIALALIKSRVIGRRVHYES, from the coding sequence ATGTTTCGCAAGTTTACGCCCTATCTGCTGGTCGCGCCGCTGATCGCGTTCATCGCGGTCTTCACCTATGTGCCGATCGTTTCCAGCATCAATCTCAGTTTCCGGTCGTGGAACTTCATGTCCCCCGACATGCCGTTCGTGGGCCTTGAGAACTACACGCGCCTGCTCGGATCATCCGATTTCTGGAATTCGCTACGCGTCACCACGATCTTCGCGGTGGTGTCCGTGCCGATCCGGCTCGTCCTGGCGTTGCTGATTGCCAGCTATCTCAAGCGTGAGGCGCTCAGTTCGCGCACGCTGCGCGGCGCGCTGTTCCTGCCTTCGGTCACGTCCACGGTCTCGATCGCGGTTGTCTTCTCCTGGGTGTTTTCGACCGACTACGGCATGGCCAATGCCGTCTTGGGCTGGTTCGGCCTGGGCAAGGTCCACTGGATGCAGGATCCGCAGCTGGCTCTCTTCGTGCTGATCTTCATCAACACCTGGAAGCAGCTCGGCTATGACGTGGTCATCTATATCGCGGGCCTGCAGGCAGTGCCCCAGGAGCTCTATGACGCGGCGGCCATGGATGGCGGCAAGCGCTTCCAGGTCTTCCGGCGCGTCACCGTGCCCCTCATCATGCCCACCACTTATTTCCTGCTGGTGATCTCGGTCATCGAGGCGTTTCAGGTCTTCACCATCATCAACGTCATGACCCATGGCGGGCCGGCAGGCGCCACCGACATGCTGGTGCATCTGCTCTACCGCACCGGCTTCGTGCTGTTCGACATCGGTACGGGTTCGGCCCTGGCGGTGCTGCTCTTCGTTCTCCTCATCGCGCTCGCCCTCATCAAGTCGCGCGTCATCGGAAGGAGGGTCCATTATGAATCGTGA
- a CDS encoding ABC transporter substrate-binding protein, producing the protein MSWKLQKFITASALALVASTAGAQAETTVKFWHSFNKDNGEALNKIIANFEAANPDIKIEGEYIGNYNDIVAKLQAAIPARRAPDAVILEVTRYGLFADGGVLTDLTPYFNADPLKDELYDFAREVGVIGDKNYIVPFNSSTPVLYYNKDIFARAGLTDPSLKTFDEILEASKTITDKLGSEGITGIAAPGQFARWGLVMANGSDLIDSMSGEILLDAPKTVAAYQWMASLLDQKVASVDGVTEEDNGRDAFLAGKVGIMMNSTGNYVGSKKALGDNLGVLPMPCNETCSVPIGGAGIGILASSPKEVQDAAYKFISYAASAESNAIWFAATGYLPINKHAADQQVAKDALASQPGIDVAINSLPYAHGRARTPVVTWMRTTEYQMWQAMALGQRGVEETMKDFADKTRQEEARSN; encoded by the coding sequence ATGTCATGGAAATTGCAGAAATTCATCACTGCCAGTGCCCTCGCTCTGGTCGCTTCCACTGCCGGCGCTCAGGCTGAGACGACGGTCAAGTTCTGGCACAGCTTCAACAAGGACAACGGCGAAGCCCTCAACAAGATCATCGCCAACTTCGAAGCCGCCAACCCCGATATCAAGATCGAGGGCGAATACATCGGCAATTACAACGACATCGTCGCCAAACTTCAGGCGGCGATTCCGGCCCGTCGCGCCCCCGATGCGGTTATCCTCGAGGTGACGCGTTATGGCCTGTTCGCCGATGGCGGCGTGCTCACCGATCTCACACCCTACTTCAACGCCGACCCGCTCAAGGACGAGCTTTACGATTTTGCCCGCGAAGTGGGCGTGATCGGGGACAAGAATTACATCGTCCCGTTCAACTCCTCGACGCCGGTGCTCTACTACAACAAGGATATTTTCGCGCGCGCGGGGCTCACCGATCCCTCGCTCAAGACTTTCGACGAAATTCTTGAAGCTTCCAAGACGATCACCGACAAGCTCGGTTCGGAAGGCATCACAGGCATCGCGGCGCCGGGCCAGTTCGCCCGCTGGGGCCTGGTCATGGCCAATGGCAGCGACCTCATCGACTCGATGTCGGGCGAGATTCTGCTCGATGCGCCCAAGACCGTGGCTGCCTACCAGTGGATGGCTTCGCTCCTGGACCAGAAGGTTGCCTCGGTCGATGGCGTGACCGAAGAGGACAACGGTCGCGACGCCTTCCTCGCCGGCAAGGTCGGCATCATGATGAATTCGACCGGCAACTATGTCGGCTCAAAGAAAGCCCTCGGCGACAATCTGGGCGTGCTGCCCATGCCGTGCAACGAGACGTGCTCGGTGCCGATCGGCGGCGCCGGCATCGGCATCCTGGCTTCCTCTCCCAAGGAAGTGCAGGACGCGGCCTACAAGTTCATCTCCTATGCCGCCTCGGCCGAATCCAACGCCATCTGGTTCGCTGCAACCGGCTACCTGCCGATCAACAAGCATGCCGCCGACCAGCAGGTCGCCAAGGATGCGCTGGCGAGCCAGCCGGGGATCGACGTGGCGATCAACTCGCTGCCCTACGCCCATGGCCGGGCGCGCACGCCGGTCGTCACCTGGATGCGTACCACTGAGTACCAGATGTGGCAGGCGATGGCCCTCGGCCAGCGCGGTGTCGAGGAGACCATGAAGGACTTCGCCGACAAGACCCGCCAGGAAGAAGCCCGCTCGAACTGA
- a CDS encoding acetoacetate--CoA ligase, whose translation MSETGEILWTPDAGRIEQTNLARFARLAGFEPEDYAGLHAWSVAEPEAFHGLLWDFLAIIGEKGGRAVALDRDMRKTRFFPEARVNYAENLLVDPDERLALIAHRDDGTRRALTRKRLHDLVSCMVQALRANDIGPGDRIAGIVTNDVESIALYLASAAIGAIWASCSPDFGPAGAADRLNQVMPKILFAVPGYSYAGKWIDTRPSIDAVAAAPSVRSVILLGEPNVPTAYAKPHATLDDWLEPFSPGPIAYHRQAFNAPLAILFSSGTTGKPKCIVHSAGGLLLQHLKEQVLHCDLKPGERLFYYTTCGWMMWNWLVTGLAAGATLVTYDGNPAYPSANRLPDLIDSEAITIFGTSAKYIDATAKAGVAPVGTHSLASLKAVLSTGSPLLSQNFDYIYRDWKRDLHLASISGGTDICACFLGGVPTLAVRRGELQGAMLAMDVAAFDSEGHEVFGRPGELVCRNAHLSMPVGFWGDSDGSRYEAAYFSRFPGVWAHGDFVEKRPSGGFVIHGRSDTTLNPGGVRIGTAEIYRQVEEIPQVLEAVCVGQDWQGDQRIVLFVRLRPGTELSDSLQAEIRARIRAGTTPRHVPARIVAVAEIPRTRSGKISEIAVRDTINGRPIDNDAALANPECLAAYRNLPALAQ comes from the coding sequence ATGTCTGAGACCGGCGAGATCCTCTGGACACCCGACGCAGGGCGCATCGAACAGACCAACCTGGCGCGCTTCGCACGGCTGGCGGGGTTCGAACCAGAGGACTATGCGGGCCTCCACGCCTGGTCGGTCGCCGAGCCCGAGGCCTTTCACGGGCTGCTCTGGGATTTTCTCGCCATCATCGGAGAAAAGGGCGGGCGGGCCGTCGCCCTGGATCGCGACATGCGCAAGACCCGGTTCTTCCCGGAGGCGCGGGTCAACTATGCCGAAAACCTGCTGGTCGACCCGGACGAGCGGCTGGCCCTCATCGCCCATCGCGACGACGGAACGCGCCGCGCGCTCACGCGCAAGCGGCTGCACGACCTGGTCTCGTGCATGGTCCAGGCCCTGCGCGCCAACGACATCGGCCCGGGGGACCGCATTGCGGGCATCGTCACCAACGACGTCGAGTCCATCGCGCTCTATCTGGCTTCGGCCGCGATCGGGGCGATATGGGCATCGTGCTCGCCCGATTTCGGGCCCGCCGGTGCCGCCGACCGGCTCAACCAGGTCATGCCCAAGATCCTCTTCGCGGTGCCGGGGTACAGCTATGCCGGCAAGTGGATCGACACCCGTCCCAGCATCGACGCGGTTGCCGCCGCGCCTTCGGTGCGCAGCGTCATCCTGCTGGGCGAGCCGAACGTGCCGACGGCCTATGCCAAGCCCCACGCGACGCTCGACGACTGGCTCGAACCCTTTTCTCCGGGACCCATCGCTTATCACCGGCAGGCTTTCAACGCGCCGCTGGCGATCCTGTTTTCATCCGGCACGACCGGCAAGCCCAAGTGCATCGTCCACAGTGCCGGCGGGCTGTTGCTGCAGCACCTGAAAGAGCAGGTCCTCCATTGCGACCTCAAGCCCGGTGAGCGGCTCTTCTACTATACGACCTGCGGCTGGATGATGTGGAACTGGCTGGTCACGGGATTGGCTGCCGGGGCGACGCTCGTCACCTATGACGGCAATCCCGCGTATCCTTCCGCGAACCGGCTGCCCGATCTCATCGACAGCGAAGCGATCACCATCTTCGGGACCTCTGCCAAATACATCGATGCGACCGCCAAGGCCGGCGTGGCGCCGGTGGGTACGCATTCGCTCGCGAGCCTCAAGGCGGTGCTTTCGACCGGTTCTCCGCTGCTGTCGCAGAACTTCGACTACATCTATCGCGACTGGAAGCGGGACCTGCATCTCGCTTCCATTTCCGGGGGCACCGATATCTGCGCCTGCTTTCTCGGCGGCGTGCCGACGCTCGCCGTGCGGCGCGGCGAGTTGCAGGGCGCCATGCTCGCCATGGATGTCGCCGCTTTCGATAGCGAAGGACATGAAGTTTTCGGCCGGCCAGGCGAGCTCGTGTGCCGCAACGCCCACCTTTCCATGCCAGTCGGCTTCTGGGGTGACAGCGACGGCAGCCGCTACGAGGCTGCCTATTTCAGCCGCTTTCCCGGCGTCTGGGCGCACGGCGATTTCGTCGAGAAGCGTCCCTCTGGCGGTTTCGTCATCCATGGCCGGTCCGACACCACGCTCAATCCGGGCGGGGTGCGCATCGGAACCGCCGAGATCTATCGGCAGGTCGAGGAGATACCCCAGGTTCTTGAAGCCGTCTGCGTGGGCCAGGACTGGCAGGGGGACCAGCGCATCGTGCTCTTCGTGCGGCTGCGCCCGGGCACGGAGCTGAGCGACAGTCTCCAGGCAGAGATCCGCGCGCGTATCCGGGCAGGGACGACGCCGCGCCATGTGCCGGCGCGCATCGTGGCGGTCGCCGAGATACCGCGGACGCGATCGGGCAAGATTTCCGAGATCGCGGTGCGCGACACCATCAACGGCCGGCCGATCGATAACGACGCGGCGCTGGCCAATCCCGAATGCTTGGCTGCCTATCGGAACCTGCCGGCGCTCGCGCAATAG
- a CDS encoding acetyl-CoA C-acetyltransferase, with protein sequence MSLPSVVIVSARRTPIGSLGGVLSPLPAHELGAVAIRAALADARVEADAIDETILGQVLTAGAGMNPARQAARKAGLPDAAPAALVNQVCGSGLRAVAMASQQIATGAARIVVTGGQESMSCAPHVVSLRKGTKLGDMTLRDTVMSDGLSDAFYGYPMGSTAENVAMRYQISRDRQDAFALASQHKASAASTSGRFDEEIVPVEVPARKGAVEVRADEHIRHDASIEIMEKLRPAFREDGTVTAGNASGINDGAAALVLMSEDEARRRGLESLARIASWAHAGVDPQVMGIGPVPASRRALERAGWDITDVDLWEVNEAFAAQSLAVLADLEIDPERVNVNGGAIALGHPIGASGARILTTLVHEMRRRQSKRGVATLCIGGGMGIAMAVEHV encoded by the coding sequence ATGTCGCTGCCCTCCGTCGTAATCGTCTCCGCTCGCCGCACACCCATCGGGTCGCTGGGAGGCGTGCTTTCGCCGCTACCCGCGCATGAGTTGGGCGCGGTCGCCATTCGAGCCGCACTTGCCGATGCGCGCGTGGAGGCGGACGCGATCGACGAGACCATCCTTGGCCAGGTGCTGACGGCCGGCGCCGGTATGAACCCGGCCCGGCAGGCTGCCCGCAAGGCGGGCCTGCCCGATGCGGCGCCCGCCGCGCTCGTCAACCAGGTCTGCGGGTCGGGGCTGCGGGCGGTGGCAATGGCCAGCCAGCAGATAGCAACCGGCGCCGCGCGGATCGTCGTCACCGGCGGGCAGGAGAGCATGAGTTGCGCGCCGCACGTGGTGTCGCTGCGCAAGGGGACCAAGCTCGGCGACATGACTCTGCGCGACACCGTGATGAGCGATGGGCTCTCCGACGCCTTCTACGGCTATCCTATGGGCTCGACTGCCGAGAACGTCGCCATGCGCTACCAGATCAGCCGCGACCGGCAGGACGCCTTTGCCCTCGCGTCCCAGCACAAGGCCTCCGCGGCTTCGACGTCCGGCCGTTTCGATGAGGAGATCGTCCCGGTCGAAGTGCCCGCCCGCAAGGGCGCGGTCGAGGTGCGGGCCGACGAGCACATCCGGCACGACGCCAGTATCGAGATCATGGAAAAGCTGCGGCCGGCCTTCCGCGAGGACGGAACGGTCACCGCCGGCAATGCCTCGGGTATCAACGACGGCGCGGCGGCGCTGGTCCTCATGAGCGAGGATGAGGCGCGGAGGCGGGGGCTGGAGTCGCTGGCGCGCATAGCCTCGTGGGCACACGCCGGTGTCGATCCCCAGGTCATGGGCATAGGGCCAGTCCCCGCCAGCCGCCGCGCGCTCGAGCGTGCCGGCTGGGACATCACCGACGTGGACCTCTGGGAGGTGAACGAGGCGTTCGCGGCGCAAAGCCTTGCGGTGCTCGCCGACCTCGAGATCGATCCGGAGCGGGTGAACGTCAACGGCGGGGCCATCGCTCTGGGTCACCCCATCGGGGCGTCGGGCGCCCGCATCCTCACTACGCTCGTTCACGAAATGCGCCGGCGCCAGTCGAAGCGCGGCGTTGCGACCCTGTGCATCGGAGGCGGCATGGGCATCGCCATGGCGGTCGAGCATGTCTGA
- a CDS encoding branched-chain amino acid ABC transporter permease, translating into MVARTQTDALIEPSANIGTSRTYPYLFAGLFVVLCIAPFGLYPVFLMNVLCFALFASALNLLLGYNGLLSFGHAAFFGTASYVSAYAAKEWQLTPELAILSGTAAACVLGAIIGALSIRRQGIYFAMVTLAFAQMVYFVALQAPFTGGENGIQAVPRGRLFGLFDLTNDLALYFVVLAIVFFGLVAIFRIIHSPFGQVLKAIRDNESRAISLGYRVNRYKLAVFVLSATLAGLAGATKAIVFQLASLTDAHWSMSGEVVLMTLLGGMGTIFGPFVGATVLVAIQNYFAGFGSWVTVIQGVIFVIAVLAFREGIVGVVSRWIKKPL; encoded by the coding sequence ATGGTCGCCAGAACCCAGACCGATGCCCTCATCGAGCCGTCCGCGAACATCGGGACGTCGCGAACCTATCCCTATCTCTTCGCGGGGCTGTTCGTGGTGCTCTGCATCGCCCCGTTCGGGCTCTATCCCGTCTTTCTGATGAACGTGCTGTGCTTTGCGCTGTTCGCTTCGGCGCTGAACCTGCTGCTGGGATATAACGGGCTGCTTTCGTTCGGCCATGCCGCGTTTTTCGGCACGGCGAGCTACGTCTCGGCCTATGCCGCCAAGGAATGGCAGCTGACGCCCGAGCTGGCGATCCTTTCGGGGACGGCTGCCGCGTGCGTGCTGGGCGCAATCATCGGAGCGCTTTCCATCCGTCGGCAGGGCATCTATTTCGCCATGGTCACGCTGGCCTTCGCGCAGATGGTCTATTTCGTCGCCCTGCAGGCGCCGTTCACGGGCGGTGAGAACGGCATCCAGGCCGTGCCGCGTGGCCGGCTTTTCGGGCTTTTCGACCTCACCAACGACCTGGCCCTCTATTTCGTCGTCCTGGCGATCGTGTTCTTCGGGCTCGTCGCGATCTTCCGGATCATCCATTCGCCTTTCGGGCAGGTGCTCAAGGCCATCCGCGATAATGAATCGCGCGCCATTTCGCTGGGCTATCGGGTCAATCGCTATAAGCTCGCCGTGTTCGTGCTGTCGGCCACGCTGGCCGGCCTGGCAGGCGCCACCAAGGCCATCGTCTTCCAGCTCGCCTCGCTTACCGACGCGCATTGGAGCATGTCGGGCGAGGTGGTGCTCATGACCCTGCTGGGCGGTATGGGCACGATCTTCGGGCCCTTCGTGGGCGCCACGGTCCTCGTGGCGATCCAGAATTATTTCGCCGGTTTCGGCTCCTGGGTGACGGTCATTCAGGGCGTCATTTTCGTCATCGCCGTGCTTGCCTTCCGCGAAGGCATCGTGGGCGTCGTTTCCCGCTGGATAAAGAAACCCCTCTGA
- a CDS encoding branched-chain amino acid ABC transporter permease, giving the protein MQMFDIPVQVLFGQLLLGLINGSFYALLSLGLAVIFGMLNVINFAHGAQYMMGAFLAWMGLNYLGIDYWWSLILVPLVVGATGVVIERLMISRLYQLDHLYGLLLTFGLALIIQGLFRNYYGSSGLPYTIPPVLSGGQNLGFMFLPNYRAWVIVASLVVCLATWLAIEKTRLGAYLRAATENPVLVGAFGINVPRLITLTYGFGVALAALAGVLAAPIYSVNPSMGSDLIIVVFAVVVIGGMGSILGAIITGFGLGVVEGLTKAFYPEASSTVIFVIMAIVLLVKPAGLFGKAA; this is encoded by the coding sequence ATGCAGATGTTCGATATTCCGGTTCAGGTCCTGTTCGGGCAGCTCCTCCTGGGGCTGATCAACGGCTCCTTCTATGCGCTGCTCAGCCTGGGGCTCGCCGTCATCTTCGGCATGCTCAACGTCATCAACTTCGCCCATGGCGCCCAGTACATGATGGGGGCGTTCCTGGCCTGGATGGGCCTGAACTACCTGGGTATCGATTACTGGTGGTCGCTGATCCTGGTGCCGCTCGTCGTCGGTGCGACGGGCGTCGTCATAGAGCGGCTGATGATCTCGCGGCTTTACCAGCTCGATCATCTCTATGGGCTGCTGCTGACCTTCGGCCTCGCCCTCATCATCCAGGGGCTGTTCCGCAACTATTACGGCTCCTCGGGGCTGCCCTATACCATTCCGCCCGTGCTGAGTGGGGGGCAGAACCTGGGCTTCATGTTCCTGCCCAACTATCGCGCGTGGGTGATCGTCGCCTCGCTCGTGGTGTGCCTGGCCACCTGGCTCGCCATCGAGAAGACGCGGCTCGGCGCCTATCTGCGCGCCGCCACCGAGAACCCGGTGCTGGTCGGCGCCTTCGGCATCAACGTGCCGCGCCTGATCACGTTGACCTATGGGTTTGGCGTGGCGCTCGCGGCGCTGGCGGGCGTGCTGGCCGCGCCGATCTATTCGGTCAATCCGAGCATGGGCTCGGATCTGATCATCGTGGTCTTCGCCGTCGTCGTGATCGGGGGCATGGGGTCGATCCTGGGCGCCATCATCACCGGCTTCGGGCTCGGCGTCGTGGAGGGACTGACCAAGGCCTTCTACCCCGAGGCCTCCTCGACCGTCATCTTCGTCATCATGGCCATCGTGCTTCTCGTCAAGCCGGCCGGCCTTTTCGGAAAGGCCGCGTGA